Genomic segment of Saprospira sp. CCB-QB6:
CAGCTCGCTATTCGCTCGGCCCTTCAGCCCTTCGGGCTTCGGTCTGGCCCTGCGGGCCACTGCTGCACATCGCTAGGCCGGCTCGACCAGCTAAACAAAAAAAAGAGCTAGCAAATTGCTAGCTCTTTTTGTGCTTGGTCTATTTGGACCTATTTACTTTCTTCCTCAGAGAAAACCGCAATGACCATTTCCTCATCTTTATTCAGGCTAGCTTCTAGCACGGTGCCATCTGCCAACTGATTTTTCTGATTGAGGATAAACTCGGCTAGCGGATCCTCCAAATACTTTTGGATCGCTCTATTGAGTGGACGAGCACCAAATTGCGGATCATAACCTTTTTCCGCCAAGAAATCTTTGGCCTCATCGCTCAACTGCAATTTGAATCCTAACTCTTCTACTCGCTTATACAAGTTCTTAAGGCTCAAATCAATAATCTTAAAGATTTCTTCTTTGCCCAAAGAGTTGAAGACAATTACATCATCAATACGGTTCAAAAACTCTGGAGAGAAGGTCCGCTTCAACGCATTTTGAATCACACCTTTTGCCTCATCGGCAGCAGCTTCTTCTCTTGCTTTTGTAGAAAATCCTACTCCTGTTCCAAAATCTTTCAATCGGCGTACCCCAACATTTGAGGTCATGATGATCAAAGTGTTTTTGAAGTCTACCTTACGGCCCAAGCCATCTGTCAATTGGCCATCATCCAATACCTGCAACAAAATATTGAAGATATCGGGATGCGCTTTTTCGATCTCATCCAAAAGGACCACAGAATAAGGCTTACGGCGAACTTTTTCCGTCAATTGTCCCCCTTCTTCATAACCTACGTAGCCGGGAGGCGCTCCAATAAGACGGCTCACAGAGAATTTCTCCATGTATTCACTCATATCAATGCGGATCAAAGCATCTTCTGAGTCAAACATCTGTCTGGCCAATACTTTGGCCAACTCTGTTTTACCCACCCCAGTTGGACCGAGGAAAATAAAGGTTCCAATTGGCTTATTCGGATCTTTTAGGCCCACGCGGTTACGCTGAATGGCTTTAGTAATCTTTACAATGGCCTCATCTTGACCAATTACATTATCCTTGAGGTCTTGGCCCATGCTCAATAGCTTGACGCTTTCGCTTTCTGCTACATTGCTTACGGGAATTCCCGTCATCATAGATACTACCTCGGCAATATCCTCAATGGTAACTGGATAACGCTTGCTCTTCGATTCTTCTTCCCAATCAATACGGGCCTGATCTAGCTGACGAATCAACTTAGATTCGCTATCGCGGAAATTTGCAGCCTTTTCATATTCTTGGTCTCGAACAGCTTGGTTCTTTTCTTCTTTCACTTTTTCAATCTCGGCCTCTAGCTCCATAATATGCTTCGGCACATGGATATTTTTGAGGTGTACGCGAGCGCCCACTTCATCCATAACATCAATGGCCTTATCCGGCAAGAAACGATCAGAGATATAGCGATCAGAAAGTTTTACACAAGCCTCTAGGGTTTCATCTGTATATTCTACATGATGGAAAGCCTCGTACTTCTCCCGGATATTGCTCAAAATATGAATGGCTTCTTCTGGAGAAGGTGGCTCAATGATTACTTTTTGGAAACGACGATCTAGAGCGCCATCTTTTTCAATGTACTGACGGTACTCATCCAAAGTAGAAGCACCAATACATTGGAGTTCTCCACGGGCGAGAGCGGGCTTAAAGATATTAGAAGCATCTAGAGAGCCAGTAGCTCCACCAGCGCCTACAATCGTGTGAATTTCATCAATAAAGAGGATGACATCTCTAGATTTTTCCAGTTCTGTCATGATGGCTTTCATCCGCTCTTCAAACTGTCCGCGATATTTGGTTCCAGCTACCAATGCAGCTAGGTCCAACATCACAA
This window contains:
- a CDS encoding ATP-dependent Clp protease ATP-binding subunit encodes the protein MPDNRFSPKVKEVISFSREEALRFGHDQIGTEHLLLGILQDEQSLAVAVLQSLDVDVAELRQAIEDSVQKTKSRQRPSYTVGNLPLTRQAEKVLKITFLEAKRMKNDLVGTEHILLSLLKYPENLAARVLQEFEIDYNGYKAELDYLLAESNPNLLDAAGGEDEFEEEAGRSGGRGRAAGGAAKGKSHTPVLDNFGRDITKLAEEDKLDPIIGREKEIERLSQILSRRKKNNPILIGEPGVGKTAVVEGLALRIQQRKVSRTLFDKRIVMLDLAALVAGTKYRGQFEERMKAIMTELEKSRDVILFIDEIHTIVGAGGATGSLDASNIFKPALARGELQCIGASTLDEYRQYIEKDGALDRRFQKVIIEPPSPEEAIHILSNIREKYEAFHHVEYTDETLEACVKLSDRYISDRFLPDKAIDVMDEVGARVHLKNIHVPKHIMELEAEIEKVKEEKNQAVRDQEYEKAANFRDSESKLIRQLDQARIDWEEESKSKRYPVTIEDIAEVVSMMTGIPVSNVAESESVKLLSMGQDLKDNVIGQDEAIVKITKAIQRNRVGLKDPNKPIGTFIFLGPTGVGKTELAKVLARQMFDSEDALIRIDMSEYMEKFSVSRLIGAPPGYVGYEEGGQLTEKVRRKPYSVVLLDEIEKAHPDIFNILLQVLDDGQLTDGLGRKVDFKNTLIIMTSNVGVRRLKDFGTGVGFSTKAREEAAADEAKGVIQNALKRTFSPEFLNRIDDVIVFNSLGKEEIFKIIDLSLKNLYKRVEELGFKLQLSDEAKDFLAEKGYDPQFGARPLNRAIQKYLEDPLAEFILNQKNQLADGTVLEASLNKDEEMVIAVFSEEESK